The Dehalococcoidales bacterium genome includes a region encoding these proteins:
- a CDS encoding 2-hydroxyacyl-CoA dehydratase family protein encodes MTELSNNKIQAIVRACRIILRMIEADPDTRESQKMYYRMLLQYYTRLRDARENGQFIVAHTVFFPAEIILAMGLVPMHTETTTWMTSLFTGECSDILAAGSSMGMATEICAPHRGMAGAFANGAIPKPDVMVWSNMVCDNTAKSGELVMDICDCPGFLSAHGRACHPLR; translated from the coding sequence ATGACCGAATTAAGCAACAACAAAATACAGGCTATAGTAAGAGCATGTCGTATTATACTGAGGATGATTGAAGCAGATCCTGATACCAGGGAAAGCCAAAAGATGTATTACCGCATGCTGCTGCAATACTATACACGCTTGCGAGATGCACGAGAAAACGGGCAGTTTATTGTTGCCCATACCGTGTTTTTCCCGGCTGAAATTATACTTGCCATGGGTTTGGTTCCCATGCACACCGAGACCACAACCTGGATGACATCCCTGTTCACCGGTGAATGCAGCGATATACTGGCAGCGGGGTCGAGCATGGGCATGGCTACCGAAATATGTGCTCCTCATCGCGGTATGGCCGGCGCTTTTGCCAATGGCGCCATCCCAAAACCAGATGTAATGGTATGGTCTAACATGGTGTGCGATAACACTGCTAAAAGCGGTGAACTGGTGATGGATATTTGTGATTGCCCCGGTTTTTTATCGGCGCACGGTAGAGCTTGCCACCCTTTGAGATGA
- a CDS encoding 2-hydroxyacyl-CoA dehydratase family protein — translation MYKSLIQPGSQLEKAALVTLEALRKINQTFPNTPEIQEWLSQGKKIFGWLCTYVPEEILHAGGILPIRITGYDREAELDDGNAYLYNNNCSFSRSCLQMGLTNDYQFLDGVVGGSTCDGARRLFDLWREYIGTPFHHVITVPRKYTDSAHRLYLAEIELFKSHLEEYLGLKITDEALKDSIELYNQTRSLLRELYELRKRPNPPISGAQVMQVIDACFRMPKEIFNSYLKKLLQELKSSKVSYQGRARLMLSGSVLANPDFVAAIEQQGGLIVADELCTSTRYWGDMVERRNGESPVSALARRYLSNYPCARMFPSEERFRRIVKTAQDCKVEGVISEIIRYCVPYAHDLPLLTKRLADVNIPVLSIDLEYGSSGSGQIATRVQAFLEMIEARK, via the coding sequence ATGTACAAAAGCTTAATACAACCTGGTTCACAGTTGGAGAAGGCTGCCCTCGTAACACTCGAAGCCCTTCGGAAAATTAACCAGACTTTCCCCAATACACCGGAAATCCAGGAATGGCTTAGCCAGGGGAAAAAGATATTCGGCTGGCTCTGTACTTATGTACCGGAAGAAATCCTCCATGCCGGAGGTATACTGCCAATACGAATTACCGGTTATGACCGTGAAGCTGAGCTTGATGACGGTAACGCCTATTTGTATAACAACAACTGCTCATTTTCGCGTAGTTGCCTGCAGATGGGTTTGACTAATGATTATCAATTTCTCGATGGTGTTGTCGGCGGCTCGACCTGTGATGGAGCCAGAAGACTCTTTGATCTCTGGAGAGAATATATCGGAACACCCTTTCACCATGTTATTACAGTGCCAAGAAAATATACTGATAGTGCTCATCGGCTATATCTGGCTGAGATAGAATTGTTTAAATCTCACCTTGAAGAATACCTGGGGCTAAAGATAACCGATGAAGCGCTCAAAGATTCGATTGAGCTTTATAACCAGACACGTTCATTGTTACGGGAGCTGTATGAATTAAGAAAAAGACCCAATCCTCCGATAAGCGGCGCCCAGGTTATGCAAGTGATTGATGCCTGTTTCCGGATGCCCAAGGAAATCTTCAACTCGTATCTGAAAAAGCTGCTGCAGGAGCTAAAAAGCTCTAAAGTCTCTTATCAGGGACGCGCCAGACTCATGCTTTCTGGCAGTGTTCTGGCCAACCCTGATTTTGTTGCAGCAATCGAACAACAAGGCGGGCTGATTGTCGCGGATGAACTCTGTACCAGTACCCGGTATTGGGGTGACATGGTAGAAAGGAGGAATGGGGAATCGCCTGTTTCGGCGCTTGCCCGGCGTTATCTGAGTAATTATCCCTGCGCCAGAATGTTCCCTTCCGAAGAGCGCTTTCGCCGTATAGTCAAGACTGCGCAAGATTGTAAAGTAGAAGGGGTAATAAGCGAAATAATACGTTATTGTGTGCCTTATGCCCATGACCTGCCACTACTGACGAAAAGGCTGGCTGATGTTAACATCCCGGTGCTTTCTATCGACTTGGAATACGGAAGTTCGGGTTCCGGGCAAATTGCAACGCGGGTACAGGCTTTTTTGGAAATGATTGAGGCAAGAAAATGA